The Moraxella osloensis genome contains a region encoding:
- a CDS encoding AMP-binding enzyme, with translation MAGHRLGTKEIEEAIGHHPEVAESAVVGIHDELKGELPIAFCILKNHDLVAETENRFRIEQQIVGEVARQLGALAKPAAIYFPKALPKTRSGKILRRSIKALAEGKETGDMSTLDDPTAIEAVRQAMADY, from the coding sequence GTGGCAGGTCACCGTTTGGGTACCAAGGAAATCGAGGAAGCCATCGGTCATCACCCCGAAGTCGCCGAATCAGCGGTTGTTGGCATCCATGACGAGCTTAAAGGTGAACTACCCATTGCCTTTTGCATTCTAAAAAATCATGACTTAGTAGCAGAAACCGAAAACCGTTTCCGCATTGAGCAGCAAATCGTGGGTGAAGTCGCAAGACAGTTGGGCGCCTTGGCTAAACCTGCGGCTATTTATTTTCCCAAAGCTTTACCCAAAACCCGCTCAGGCAAAATCTTACGCCGCTCTATCAAGGCACTGGCGGAAGGCAAAGAAACAGGCGACATGAGTACGCTGGATGACCCAACCGCGATTGAGGCGGTCAGACAAGCGATGGCGGATTATTAA
- a CDS encoding LuxR C-terminal-related transcriptional regulator, with translation MENYALLAFRHAPTPIVVLSYRRIKALNDAFANLFGYAHDELLNQSMQKLFPSVEDFEKIGKEALTGLGLQTNMYYCDERFMRHKTGEIFWATTHGRTLTPDDPFKLAIWHFEKKPQVSSESQLTAREAQIAQYMVNGYTCKEIGKSLGLSPRTIEVHKANLMKKLGARSKGELASKIIVINPMAAAQQNHSSKTTPEKILK, from the coding sequence ATGGAAAATTATGCCTTACTGGCTTTTAGGCACGCGCCCACGCCGATAGTGGTATTAAGTTATCGGCGTATCAAAGCACTCAACGATGCCTTTGCCAATTTGTTCGGTTATGCGCACGATGAGCTACTCAATCAATCGATGCAAAAATTGTTTCCCAGTGTCGAAGATTTTGAAAAAATTGGCAAAGAAGCCTTAACAGGTTTGGGATTACAGACCAATATGTATTACTGCGATGAGCGCTTTATGCGTCACAAAACAGGGGAGATATTTTGGGCAACCACCCACGGACGCACCTTAACCCCAGATGACCCCTTCAAACTGGCAATTTGGCATTTTGAAAAAAAACCGCAAGTATCGTCCGAATCGCAGCTCACCGCACGTGAAGCCCAAATTGCGCAGTATATGGTCAATGGCTATACCTGTAAAGAGATTGGTAAGTCACTTGGTTTATCCCCCAGAACCATTGAGGTACATAAAGCCAACTTAATGAAAAAACTGGGCGCCCGCAGCAAAGGTGAGCTAGCCTCAAAGATTATTGTCATTAACCCAATGGCAGCCGCCCAGCAAAACCACTCTAGCAAAACTACGCCAGAAAAAATACTTAAGTAA
- a CDS encoding CoA-acylating methylmalonate-semialdehyde dehydrogenase gives MTTQTVKQLINGEFVESTTSEWIELTNPATQEVIAKVPQTTSDEINQAVAAAAEAFKTWRKTPINTRSRIFLKYQQLIRDNMDELAAMLTEEQGKTLADAKGDVFRGLEVVEHASGIGNLQQGAFIENVATGVDMYNIQQPLGVCAGITPFNFPAMIPLWMFPMAIATGNTFVLKPSEQNPMVTMRLVELALEAGIPKGVLNVVHGGKDTVDAICDHPDIKAISFVGSTAVGTHVYNRASQAGKRVQCMMGAKNHAVILPDANKEQCLNQLAGAAFGAAGQRCMALSVVILVGEAKNWVGDIVERAKKLVVAAGKDDKDLGPVISKAAKARVERLIQAGADEGAQVLLDGRGIKVEGFENGNFVGPTILDNVTTDMTCYKEEIFGPVLDIMYADSLDEAIAIINANPNGNGTAIFTQSGAAAHKFQQDIDVGQVGINLPIPVPLPMFSFTGSRASKLGDLGPYGKQAVQFYTQTKTVTARWFDDEASKGVNTTISLK, from the coding sequence ATGACTACCCAAACTGTAAAACAACTCATCAACGGCGAATTTGTCGAATCAACCACTAGTGAGTGGATTGAACTGACCAACCCAGCTACCCAAGAAGTGATTGCCAAAGTACCCCAAACTACCAGCGATGAAATCAACCAAGCTGTCGCGGCGGCGGCAGAAGCATTCAAAACCTGGCGAAAAACCCCGATTAACACTCGCTCGCGTATCTTCTTAAAATACCAACAACTGATTCGTGACAACATGGACGAGCTTGCCGCCATGCTCACCGAAGAACAAGGCAAAACCCTAGCCGATGCCAAAGGCGATGTGTTCCGTGGTCTTGAAGTCGTCGAACACGCCTCAGGCATTGGCAACCTGCAGCAAGGCGCGTTTATCGAAAACGTCGCCACCGGCGTTGATATGTATAATATCCAGCAACCACTTGGCGTTTGTGCGGGTATCACCCCGTTTAACTTCCCCGCCATGATTCCACTTTGGATGTTCCCAATGGCAATCGCCACCGGTAACACCTTCGTATTAAAACCGTCTGAACAAAACCCGATGGTCACCATGCGATTGGTAGAATTGGCGTTAGAGGCGGGCATTCCAAAAGGCGTATTAAACGTGGTGCATGGCGGCAAAGATACCGTTGATGCCATTTGTGACCATCCAGATATCAAAGCCATTTCGTTTGTGGGGTCTACTGCCGTCGGCACCCACGTCTATAACCGTGCAAGCCAAGCAGGCAAACGCGTGCAATGTATGATGGGGGCTAAAAACCACGCAGTCATCTTACCCGATGCCAATAAAGAACAATGTCTTAACCAACTGGCGGGCGCCGCATTTGGGGCAGCAGGTCAGCGCTGTATGGCGTTATCCGTGGTGATTCTAGTCGGTGAAGCCAAAAACTGGGTGGGTGACATTGTTGAACGTGCCAAAAAATTGGTGGTGGCAGCCGGTAAAGATGACAAAGATTTAGGACCTGTGATTTCAAAAGCGGCCAAAGCGCGTGTTGAGCGCTTAATCCAAGCGGGCGCAGATGAAGGCGCACAAGTCCTGCTAGATGGTCGTGGTATCAAGGTGGAAGGGTTTGAAAACGGTAATTTTGTCGGACCGACTATTTTAGATAACGTCACCACCGATATGACGTGCTATAAGGAAGAAATCTTTGGACCGGTGCTTGATATCATGTACGCCGATAGCCTAGATGAAGCGATTGCCATCATCAATGCCAATCCAAACGGTAACGGCACGGCTATCTTTACCCAGTCAGGTGCAGCAGCCCATAAATTCCAACAAGACATCGATGTGGGTCAAGTCGGTATTAATTTACCCATTCCTGTGCCACTACCGATGTTCTCATTCACCGGTTCTCGCGCCAGTAAATTGGGTGATTTAGGACCGTATGGCAAACAAGCGGTACAATTCTACACCCAAACCAAAACCGTCACCGCGCGTTGGTTTGATGATGAAGCCAGTAAAGGCGTTAATACCACGATTTCACTAAAATAA
- a CDS encoding acyl-CoA dehydrogenase family protein yields the protein MNFSLTEDQQAFADLAAQFSAKSLAPNAAEWDATGYFPKEVFKAAGELGFMGLYTNPDFGGLGLPRLDAAIIFEKLAYGDTSTAAFMTIHNMVAWMIGEFAKAEVAEKYLPELLAGEKLGSYCLTEPNAGSDAGSLKTKAVKQGDYYHITGQKMFISGAGATDVLVVMARTSDNGAKGVSAFIIDANSDGISYGKNEHKMGWKNQPTAAVHFTDVKVPAENLLGEEGQGFSFAMKGLDGGRINIATCAVGTAQAALDRAVQYVQERSQFGKTLDQFQNVQFKLADMLTHLVAARQMVRLAAYHLDSKSPAATAYCAMAKRLATDLSFDIANQALQLHGGYGYLQEYPLERHVRDLRVHQILEGTNEVMRMIVSRKMMEDGALPRLQ from the coding sequence ATGAATTTTTCCCTTACCGAAGACCAACAAGCCTTTGCCGATTTGGCTGCCCAATTTTCCGCCAAATCGCTTGCCCCCAACGCTGCCGAATGGGATGCCACAGGCTATTTTCCCAAAGAGGTGTTCAAAGCCGCAGGTGAACTGGGCTTTATGGGGCTTTACACCAACCCTGATTTTGGTGGACTGGGCTTGCCGCGCCTTGATGCGGCGATTATCTTTGAAAAACTGGCGTATGGCGATACGTCAACTGCCGCATTCATGACCATTCACAACATGGTCGCTTGGATGATTGGCGAGTTTGCCAAAGCCGAGGTTGCCGAAAAATACTTGCCTGAATTATTAGCGGGCGAAAAATTGGGTAGCTACTGTTTGACAGAGCCGAATGCTGGCTCAGATGCCGGTTCATTAAAAACCAAAGCGGTCAAACAAGGCGACTATTACCACATTACTGGGCAAAAAATGTTTATCTCTGGGGCAGGGGCGACCGATGTGCTCGTGGTGATGGCGCGCACCTCCGACAATGGGGCAAAAGGCGTGTCTGCCTTTATCATCGATGCCAACAGCGATGGCATCAGCTACGGCAAAAATGAACATAAAATGGGCTGGAAAAACCAACCGACCGCGGCGGTGCATTTTACCGATGTCAAAGTCCCTGCCGAAAATCTACTCGGTGAAGAAGGACAGGGCTTTAGCTTTGCCATGAAAGGCTTGGACGGCGGGCGTATCAATATCGCCACTTGTGCGGTGGGTACGGCTCAAGCTGCCCTTGACCGCGCCGTGCAGTATGTACAGGAGCGTAGCCAGTTTGGCAAAACCCTTGACCAATTCCAAAACGTGCAGTTTAAACTTGCCGATATGCTCACCCATTTGGTGGCGGCGCGGCAGATGGTGCGATTGGCGGCGTATCATTTAGATAGCAAATCGCCCGCTGCCACGGCGTATTGTGCGATGGCAAAACGCCTTGCCACGGATTTGAGTTTTGATATCGCCAACCAAGCGCTGCAGCTACACGGGGGCTATGGCTATCTACAAGAATATCCGCTAGAGCGTCATGTGCGCGATTTACGCGTGCATCAAATCCTAGAAGGCACCAATGAAGTGATGCGGATGATTGTGTCTCGCAAAATGATGGAAGATGGTGCGCTACCAAGATTGCAATGA
- a CDS encoding enoyl-CoA hydratase, with the protein MSNYTNLNLKIQDHIAILTLNNPPAHTWTKESLASLKQLISDLNANKQVTALVVHGDGEKFFSAGADLNSFASGDKGQAAEMAMAFGEAFEALSNFRGVSIACINGYAMGGGLECALACDIRIAESHAQMALPELSVGLLPCAGGTQNLPWLVGEGWAKRMILCGERIKADKALQIGLVEEVVESGKGLETALELAQKVAKQSPDAIASSKTLIMSARYQPPSFNWIKERELFIKLFDGDNQQEGVNAFLEKRSPEWK; encoded by the coding sequence ATGTCAAATTACACCAATTTAAACCTAAAAATCCAAGACCATATTGCTATTTTGACCCTCAACAATCCGCCTGCCCACACTTGGACAAAAGAAAGTTTAGCCAGTTTAAAGCAGCTCATTAGCGACTTAAATGCCAACAAGCAAGTCACCGCTTTGGTGGTGCATGGCGATGGCGAAAAGTTTTTTTCCGCAGGGGCGGATTTAAACAGCTTTGCCAGTGGGGATAAAGGACAAGCCGCGGAGATGGCAATGGCGTTTGGTGAAGCGTTTGAAGCCTTGTCCAATTTTCGTGGCGTGTCGATTGCCTGTATCAACGGCTATGCGATGGGTGGCGGTCTTGAGTGTGCGCTTGCCTGTGATATCCGCATTGCTGAGAGCCATGCCCAAATGGCACTGCCAGAGCTATCGGTTGGCTTGTTGCCGTGTGCAGGCGGTACGCAAAACTTGCCGTGGCTGGTGGGTGAAGGCTGGGCAAAACGGATGATTTTATGCGGTGAGCGTATCAAGGCAGATAAGGCGCTGCAAATTGGTTTGGTGGAAGAAGTCGTGGAAAGTGGCAAAGGGTTAGAAACGGCTTTAGAATTGGCTCAAAAAGTGGCGAAGCAATCCCCCGATGCGATTGCGTCGAGTAAAACCTTGATTATGTCGGCACGTTATCAACCACCAAGTTTTAACTGGATAAAGGAACGTGAGTTATTTATTAAGCTGTTTGATGGCGACAACCAACAAGAAGGCGTCAATGCGTTTCTTGAAAAACGCTCGCCAGAGTGGAAATAA
- a CDS encoding enoyl-CoA hydratase/isomerase family protein — MSEENQQPVIFETIATRCGHHIGTMTLNDPKALNALSVDMCKLMANQLTKWATDDSIVAILLKGSGEKAFCAGGNIRKLYDSMIDTPPQVPMQQPNPYGVEFFENEYSLYRQMHFYPKPIVLWGNGIVMGGGMGLMAMCSHRIVTETTRFAMPEITIGLYPDATGSWFLARMPAKIGLFLGLTGANCNANDAIFSSLAEYAVASSEYDKVLDALKQANWQADNNLHDIASQALAKIHHTEHLADSHLMMHFNTIQALVNKGSVHDIDAALRDDNFTKVNGETDKWLTKAVETYQHGCPVSAALTAEMFKRASKLSLEQVLYMEMNASLHCVNYPDFREGVRALLIDKDKSPKWSKTLDECDAGYIQSHLASAFPNSEHPFEAWLGSDSLSAKLAKRAV; from the coding sequence ATGAGCGAGGAAAATCAACAACCTGTAATATTTGAAACGATAGCCACACGCTGCGGTCATCACATCGGCACGATGACATTGAACGACCCGAAAGCCCTAAACGCCCTAAGTGTCGATATGTGCAAACTGATGGCAAATCAGCTCACCAAGTGGGCAACTGATGACAGCATCGTCGCCATTTTGCTAAAGGGTAGTGGCGAAAAAGCGTTCTGTGCAGGGGGCAATATCCGCAAACTGTATGACAGCATGATTGACACGCCGCCCCAAGTGCCTATGCAGCAGCCCAATCCGTACGGGGTTGAATTCTTCGAAAACGAATACAGCCTATACCGGCAAATGCACTTTTACCCAAAACCGATTGTCTTGTGGGGTAATGGTATTGTCATGGGCGGTGGCATGGGCTTGATGGCGATGTGTAGCCATCGTATCGTCACCGAAACCACCCGTTTTGCCATGCCAGAAATTACCATCGGCTTATACCCTGATGCCACAGGTTCGTGGTTTTTGGCGCGTATGCCTGCCAAAATTGGGCTGTTTTTGGGCTTGACAGGGGCGAACTGTAACGCCAACGATGCGATTTTCTCTAGCCTTGCTGAGTATGCGGTGGCAAGCAGCGAATACGACAAAGTGCTTGACGCGCTAAAACAAGCCAATTGGCAAGCTGACAACAATTTACATGATATCGCAAGCCAAGCCTTAGCCAAAATTCATCATACTGAGCACTTAGCAGACAGTCATTTGATGATGCATTTTAATACCATCCAAGCGCTAGTAAACAAAGGCTCAGTGCATGATATAGATGCAGCGTTGCGCGATGACAACTTCACCAAAGTCAACGGCGAAACGGATAAATGGCTTACCAAAGCGGTCGAAACTTATCAGCACGGTTGTCCTGTCAGCGCAGCATTAACGGCTGAGATGTTTAAACGTGCCAGCAAATTATCGCTTGAGCAAGTGCTATATATGGAGATGAATGCGTCGCTACATTGTGTCAATTACCCCGATTTTCGTGAGGGTGTACGCGCGTTACTGATTGATAAAGACAAATCGCCAAAATGGAGTAAAACCCTTGATGAATGCGATGCCGGCTATATCCAGTCACATCTTGCATCAGCTTTTCCCAATAGCGAACATCCCTTTGAGGCTTGGTTGGGTAGCGATTCACTCTCAGCAAAATTAGCCAAACGTGCTGTATAA
- the mmsB gene encoding 3-hydroxyisobutyrate dehydrogenase — protein MPNHQQTAIKKIAFIGFGNMGKPMAENLIKNGFALNVFDLNTAVLDDLAQQGANVAISPVDASKEVDMVITMLPAGQHVKEVYLGKDGNQGLLDVVGKDTLLVDSSTIAASDAREVAQVAAEKGIGFMDAPVSGGTAGAAAGTLSFIVGGQAEQFEQVKPVLEAMGKNIFHAGEVGAGQVAKICNNMLLGVIMTGTAEAMNLGAKNGLDPKVLASILSASTGRNWALEVCNPHPDVGDAMPSSRGYTGGFMSKLMLKDMNLAKQTANDTKVVTPMADQATALYTKHSEQHGDKDFSSIMAHYDANVLQ, from the coding sequence ATGCCAAATCATCAACAAACAGCCATTAAAAAAATTGCCTTTATCGGGTTTGGTAACATGGGCAAACCGATGGCAGAAAATCTCATCAAAAATGGCTTTGCCTTAAACGTATTTGACCTAAACACCGCCGTACTAGACGACCTTGCCCAACAAGGGGCAAACGTGGCGATTTCACCTGTGGACGCAAGCAAAGAGGTGGATATGGTCATCACCATGTTACCTGCAGGTCAACATGTCAAAGAGGTGTATCTGGGTAAAGACGGTAATCAAGGCTTGCTCGATGTGGTGGGTAAAGATACCCTGCTGGTCGATAGTAGCACCATTGCCGCGAGTGATGCGCGTGAAGTTGCCCAAGTCGCGGCGGAGAAAGGTATTGGTTTTATGGATGCGCCCGTATCAGGCGGTACCGCAGGGGCAGCAGCAGGGACACTCAGCTTTATCGTGGGCGGGCAAGCTGAGCAATTTGAGCAGGTCAAACCCGTTTTAGAGGCGATGGGAAAAAATATCTTTCACGCGGGCGAGGTCGGTGCAGGTCAAGTCGCCAAAATCTGTAATAACATGCTGCTTGGCGTGATTATGACAGGGACAGCAGAAGCCATGAATTTGGGCGCCAAAAACGGCTTAGACCCAAAAGTCTTAGCCAGTATTTTGTCAGCCAGCACCGGTCGTAACTGGGCGCTGGAAGTGTGTAATCCGCATCCCGATGTTGGTGATGCCATGCCATCAAGCCGTGGTTACACGGGTGGATTTATGAGTAAACTTATGCTCAAAGACATGAACCTTGCCAAACAAACGGCCAATGATACCAAGGTGGTGACGCCAATGGCAGACCAAGCCACGGCGCTTTACACCAAACATAGTGAGCAGCATGGGGATAAAGATTTCTCAAGCATTATGGCGCATTATGATGCGAACGTTTTGCAATAA
- a CDS encoding Cof-type HAD-IIB family hydrolase: MSKPTVRPKKPKIVFFDIDDTLYIKHQERVPQSAIEALKQLKQQGIMVAIATGRGRAVFPKAVYELIETVGIDVLVTINGQCSHHQGELLAHYPMTPAQIKLITDYVESNNLSYAYMTDAEIIALAEDEALSEALNSLKIAYRTARHDDIDLSIPIYQVVAFHPDNTQVNFEFPSTLKIMRWHKNGIDILDATGSKARGIAQALNKLGLDFEDAMAFGDGVNDIEMLQTVGFGVAMGNAHADVKAAADYVCPAAWEDGIYQGLQHLGLLPHG, translated from the coding sequence ATGTCTAAGCCAACAGTACGCCCCAAAAAACCAAAAATTGTCTTTTTTGATATTGATGACACGTTGTACATCAAGCATCAAGAAAGGGTGCCACAATCCGCGATTGAGGCACTTAAACAATTAAAGCAGCAAGGCATTATGGTTGCTATCGCCACCGGTCGGGGTCGTGCGGTGTTTCCCAAAGCGGTGTATGAGCTCATTGAGACCGTGGGTATCGATGTGCTTGTCACCATCAACGGTCAATGCAGTCATCACCAAGGGGAATTGTTAGCGCATTATCCGATGACGCCTGCGCAAATTAAACTGATTACCGATTATGTCGAATCAAACAATTTATCCTATGCCTACATGACCGATGCGGAAATTATCGCGTTAGCGGAAGATGAGGCGCTGTCAGAAGCTTTAAATTCACTTAAAATAGCTTACCGTACTGCCCGTCATGATGACATTGATTTGTCGATACCTATTTATCAAGTCGTGGCATTTCATCCTGACAACACGCAGGTAAATTTTGAATTTCCCTCGACTTTAAAAATCATGCGCTGGCATAAAAACGGTATCGATATTCTAGATGCGACAGGCTCGAAGGCACGCGGTATTGCGCAGGCGCTCAATAAACTGGGGCTGGATTTTGAAGATGCCATGGCATTCGGCGATGGGGTGAATGATATCGAAATGTTACAGACAGTCGGCTTTGGCGTGGCGATGGGGAATGCCCATGCCGATGTGAAAGCGGCGGCTGACTATGTATGTCCAGCTGCGTGGGAAGATGGCATCTATCAAGGCTTACAACATTTGGGTTTGTTGCCACATGGATGA
- a CDS encoding IclR family transcriptional regulator: protein MARVSSITRVLKIIEAVSAAQRPLSPLDLSEILDIPKPTMHRLIQQLQEEGFVRVDINGTIVPASRTRHMAIHLWQSQQVAIQRFAILQRLVDKIGETCGMAVPYYVNMVYTDRVPCPSALQVYMPTDSQAPIWCTAAGKIYLSTLTKDDRVTLLKNLSLTAITPATITDRDALNQSLEQVAKLRYAISDEEYIAQAVSIAVAINDTQGRYIGSLYTTAPKTRKSLEDLIGFVPDMQKAADDIRDAFFGEI, encoded by the coding sequence ATGGCTCGAGTTTCTTCTATTACCCGTGTTTTAAAAATCATCGAAGCCGTGTCTGCGGCACAGCGTCCTTTATCGCCACTGGATTTGTCTGAGATTTTGGATATTCCAAAACCGACCATGCACCGACTGATACAGCAGCTGCAAGAGGAAGGCTTTGTGCGGGTCGATATCAATGGTACTATTGTGCCTGCGTCGCGTACGCGGCACATGGCGATTCATCTATGGCAAAGTCAGCAAGTAGCAATTCAGCGGTTTGCGATTTTGCAAAGACTGGTTGATAAAATCGGTGAAACCTGTGGCATGGCGGTACCTTATTACGTCAACATGGTCTATACCGACCGCGTACCTTGTCCTTCTGCCCTACAAGTGTATATGCCCACTGATTCGCAAGCACCCATTTGGTGTACGGCGGCTGGTAAAATCTACCTAAGTACGCTCACAAAAGATGATAGGGTGACGCTACTAAAAAATTTATCGTTAACCGCTATCACCCCTGCCACGATTACCGATAGGGATGCGCTCAATCAAAGCCTTGAACAGGTAGCTAAGCTGCGCTATGCAATTTCTGATGAAGAATATATTGCCCAAGCGGTCTCAATTGCTGTGGCAATCAATGATACCCAAGGTCGTTATATCGGCTCACTGTACACAACCGCACCTAAAACGCGCAAATCTCTCGAGGACTTGATTGGGTTTGTACCTGATATGCAAAAAGCTGCCGATGATATTCGTGATGCGTTTTTTGGGGAGATTTAA